One segment of Allorhodopirellula heiligendammensis DNA contains the following:
- the tmk gene encoding dTMP kinase produces MTPPRFISFDGIDGVGKSTQIERLAEYLRDQGTDVLVVRDPGTTEIGSKLREILLDGSMSMHRRTEAMLFMASRCEMIETVLRPALAAGKTVISDRFLLANVVYQSTNDTQGVPQVAPEILWKMGHLACGGLHPDLTLLLDLPVDQAYGRLGQKVDRMEARGRDYLDRVRHAFLQQLPATGGRSVVVSAAGSVEEVAERVTQAVFAGQTSSQS; encoded by the coding sequence ATGACGCCCCCTCGCTTCATCTCGTTCGACGGCATTGATGGTGTCGGTAAATCAACGCAAATCGAACGACTGGCTGAATACCTTCGCGATCAAGGAACCGATGTACTGGTCGTCCGTGACCCCGGAACGACTGAGATCGGATCAAAACTACGTGAGATTTTGCTCGATGGCAGCATGTCCATGCACCGGAGAACCGAAGCGATGCTGTTCATGGCGAGCCGCTGTGAAATGATCGAGACGGTGCTGCGGCCCGCCCTCGCCGCAGGCAAGACGGTCATCTCGGATCGTTTCCTACTCGCCAACGTAGTCTATCAAAGTACCAACGACACGCAGGGAGTGCCGCAGGTTGCACCCGAGATCCTGTGGAAGATGGGGCACCTCGCCTGCGGTGGACTGCACCCTGACCTCACCCTACTATTGGATCTACCCGTCGATCAAGCGTACGGACGACTCGGTCAGAAAGTCGACCGGATGGAGGCTCGAGGCCGCGACTATCTCGATCGCGTCCGGCACGCATTTCTACAGCAACTGCCCGCCACAGGTGGCCGGAGTGTCGTGGTCTCGGCAGCGGGCAGCGTCGAGGAAGTAGCTGAACGAGTGACTCAGGCGGTGTTCGCAGGCCAAACTTCCAGCCAGTCGTAG
- a CDS encoding trans-sulfuration enzyme family protein produces MNNPNSQSNDNSSAGFRTRAIHVGGEVDPATGAVVAPVHFASTFRQPGAGQWGQFDYSRSGNPTRTALQKTLASLESSETTSCTGSLAFSSGMAAIHTVTMLLRSGDHVVAGTDIYGGAYRLLHRICDASGIEVSLVDMTDVTSVAAAIRPETKLIWAETIGNPRMTIPDLPAISKIAKQHAVLLGVDNTFGTPALIRPLQWGVDIVMHSATKYLGGHSDCLGGTLAVADAELYDRLYFIQNATGAVLDPMTCFLISRGLKTLDLRVREQSATAMKLAAWLESHDRVRSVLYPGLASHPQAARARDLFDAGLPDEAKRFGAMITFELDGDLEIVKKFCGSTRLFHLAVSLGAVESLIEQPATMSHASYAPEDRAQYGITDSLIRLSVGLEDFADLQADLTQAFAACP; encoded by the coding sequence ATGAATAACCCCAACTCTCAGTCGAATGACAACTCCTCCGCTGGTTTCCGCACCCGGGCGATTCATGTCGGTGGCGAAGTCGATCCTGCCACGGGCGCGGTCGTGGCGCCGGTCCATTTCGCGAGCACCTTTCGTCAGCCCGGGGCAGGGCAGTGGGGGCAATTCGACTACTCTCGCAGCGGCAATCCAACTCGTACCGCGTTGCAGAAAACACTTGCGTCACTCGAAAGTTCTGAAACCACGAGTTGCACCGGATCGCTTGCGTTCTCCTCTGGCATGGCTGCCATTCATACCGTCACGATGCTGCTGCGATCGGGCGATCATGTTGTCGCTGGAACGGATATCTACGGAGGTGCTTATCGCTTGCTGCACCGGATCTGTGACGCCAGCGGCATCGAAGTATCGTTGGTCGACATGACCGATGTGACATCTGTCGCAGCAGCGATTCGGCCGGAAACCAAATTAATTTGGGCGGAAACGATTGGTAACCCGCGCATGACGATTCCTGATCTGCCCGCCATTTCGAAGATTGCGAAGCAGCATGCCGTGTTGCTCGGTGTCGACAATACCTTTGGCACGCCGGCCCTCATCCGCCCGCTCCAATGGGGCGTCGACATTGTCATGCACTCAGCCACGAAATATCTCGGCGGCCATAGTGATTGCTTAGGTGGCACGCTTGCGGTCGCCGACGCAGAGCTTTACGACCGGTTGTACTTCATCCAAAACGCGACCGGCGCGGTGCTCGATCCGATGACTTGTTTCCTGATTTCGAGAGGCCTGAAAACGCTTGACCTGCGAGTGCGCGAACAGTCCGCCACGGCCATGAAATTGGCGGCATGGTTGGAATCACATGATCGCGTCCGATCGGTGCTCTATCCCGGTTTGGCGTCGCACCCGCAAGCGGCGCGAGCACGCGACCTATTCGACGCGGGCCTGCCCGATGAGGCCAAGCGTTTTGGCGCCATGATTACGTTTGAGCTCGACGGTGACCTGGAGATAGTCAAGAAGTTCTGTGGCAGCACGCGATTGTTCCACCTCGCGGTGAGTTTGGGCGCGGTCGAGTCGCTCATCGAGCAACCTGCGACGATGTCGCACGCATCATACGCTCCGGAGGATCGGGCTCAATACGGAATCACCGATTCACTAATCCGGTTATCGGTGGGCTTGGAGGATTTTGCAGACTTGCAGGCGGATCTGACGCAGGCCTTCGCCGCATGTCCATAG
- a CDS encoding ankyrin repeat domain-containing protein: MSSLLPTATFHEKLNLHAVDFFEDEQVVELCEAIEDNDLDEMKRLIAAGVDVNTIGKGGVTPLFWAFPDNQLERFVLLLKKDADPNVRLTSDLGLPNVFRSGDTVMHLAARSQFPTQFLEVMKHGGDPTVPGRHGDTVLHEIIRAGVRNAHERIAAAVAKGADINAIDHLEATPIETAVGRFGQYDLAIELLEMGADPTIASDERLGNTIHSVLANKRSVDNGKGVMFPREYAAIERFLAALQVKGYDVDQAQEDIERWAELSKQNPARPGWFRKNEILRLKKRNARVQKAEQHATEQSSGKHVEKADATQ, encoded by the coding sequence ATGAGTTCACTGCTTCCGACTGCCACCTTTCATGAGAAGCTCAATTTGCATGCAGTTGACTTCTTTGAGGATGAACAAGTCGTCGAGCTATGCGAAGCCATTGAGGACAATGATCTCGATGAGATGAAGCGATTGATTGCGGCGGGGGTTGATGTCAATACGATCGGCAAGGGTGGCGTAACCCCTCTGTTCTGGGCTTTCCCCGACAACCAGCTCGAAAGATTTGTACTCTTATTGAAAAAGGATGCAGATCCCAACGTCCGTCTCACTTCTGATCTGGGTTTGCCAAACGTCTTTCGATCGGGAGATACGGTGATGCATTTGGCCGCTCGATCGCAATTCCCAACACAATTTCTCGAGGTGATGAAACATGGGGGTGATCCCACGGTGCCAGGCAGACACGGTGACACCGTTTTACACGAGATTATCAGAGCTGGGGTGCGAAATGCGCATGAACGAATCGCGGCGGCAGTCGCCAAGGGAGCGGATATCAACGCGATCGACCATTTGGAAGCGACACCCATTGAAACTGCCGTAGGACGATTTGGACAATACGACCTGGCGATCGAGTTGCTTGAAATGGGGGCTGACCCCACGATCGCAAGCGATGAACGACTCGGAAATACCATTCACTCAGTTTTGGCGAATAAGCGTTCGGTCGACAATGGAAAGGGCGTGATGTTCCCGCGTGAATATGCCGCCATAGAGCGATTCCTCGCTGCTTTGCAAGTCAAAGGCTACGACGTCGATCAGGCACAGGAGGATATCGAACGCTGGGCCGAGCTTTCGAAGCAAAACCCTGCACGCCCCGGGTGGTTTCGCAAGAATGAAATATTGCGACTAAAGAAGCGGAATGCGAGGGTTCAAAAAGCAGAACAGCATGCGACCGAACAAAGCAGCGGAAAACATGTCGAGAAGGCTGATGCCACTCAATGA
- a CDS encoding transposase: MAVKPFYQKTGRKCLPPGIYFRMIFIGYFEDISCQRGIAWRCDDSRSLARFLGYGPGESMPDHSTLSLTRQRLPMEIHQCAFELILQATRDNGQLRGKTNGVDATDLEANASLKSIVRKDNGDDWRAYLKKLYEEETGKSDPSSVS; this comes from the coding sequence TTGGCAGTCAAGCCGTTTTATCAGAAGACGGGACGCAAATGCCTTCCACCGGGCATCTATTTCCGCATGATCTTCATCGGCTATTTTGAAGATATCTCCTGCCAGCGAGGCATCGCGTGGCGGTGCGACGACAGCCGATCGCTGGCTCGATTCCTTGGCTACGGCCCCGGTGAATCCATGCCCGATCACAGCACACTGTCGCTTACCCGCCAACGACTGCCGATGGAGATCCACCAGTGTGCCTTTGAACTGATTTTGCAAGCGACCCGTGACAACGGACAGCTTCGAGGCAAGACGAACGGCGTCGACGCAACGGACCTCGAAGCCAACGCATCACTCAAGAGCATCGTTCGCAAAGACAACGGCGATGATTGGCGGGCCTACCTGAAAAAGCTCTACGAAGAAGAGACAGGCAAAAGCGATCCATCTTCCGTATCCTAG